A region from the Pseudomonas cucumis genome encodes:
- a CDS encoding ABC transporter ATP-binding protein, translating into MSNPVPIPDQIPRLQLRRISKRYPGCLANDAIDLSIAPGEIHALLGENGAGKSTLMKIIYGVAHSDSGEMIWQGQRVTMRNPAQARGLGIGMVFQHFSLFETLSVAQNIALAMGAAAGTPKQLEPKIREVSQRYGMALEPERLVHSLSIGERQRVEIIRCLMQDIRLLILDEPTSVLTPQEADELFVTLRRLAAEGCSILFISHKLGEVRALCHSATVLRGGRVAGHCVPAECSDRQLAQLMVGEAAELITDYPKVMGADAFLNVMGLSWHNPDPFGCSLKNIDLDVRSGEIVGVAGVAGNGQDELLALLSGEERLPRDDSATISFGGQPVAHLRPDARRKLGLAFVPAERLGHGAVPELSLADNALLTAFQQGLVSNGLIQRGKVEALAEDIIRRFGVKTPDAQAPARSLSGGNLQKFILGREILQQPKLLVAAHPTWGVDVGAAATIHRALIALRDAGAAILVISEDLDELFQISDRLGALCSGRLSPLQATVDTHLSDVGGWMAGQFDAPQSPAPVAL; encoded by the coding sequence ATGTCCAACCCCGTGCCGATCCCCGATCAAATACCTCGCCTGCAACTGCGCAGAATCAGCAAGCGTTACCCCGGTTGCCTGGCCAACGATGCCATCGACTTGAGCATCGCGCCCGGTGAAATCCACGCCTTGCTCGGCGAAAACGGTGCGGGCAAAAGTACTCTGATGAAGATCATCTACGGCGTCGCTCACTCCGACTCAGGGGAGATGATCTGGCAGGGCCAGCGCGTGACCATGCGCAATCCGGCCCAAGCGCGCGGCCTCGGGATTGGCATGGTATTCCAGCATTTTTCGCTGTTCGAAACCCTCAGCGTGGCGCAGAACATCGCGCTGGCAATGGGCGCTGCGGCAGGAACACCGAAGCAGCTTGAGCCGAAGATTCGTGAAGTATCCCAGCGCTACGGCATGGCGCTGGAACCGGAGCGACTTGTCCACAGCCTGTCCATCGGCGAGCGTCAACGGGTGGAAATCATTCGCTGCCTGATGCAGGACATTCGCCTGCTGATTCTCGATGAACCGACGTCGGTACTGACTCCACAAGAGGCCGATGAGTTGTTCGTCACTTTGCGCCGACTGGCCGCCGAGGGCTGCAGCATTCTGTTTATCAGCCACAAGCTCGGCGAAGTGCGCGCGTTGTGCCACAGCGCTACGGTGTTGCGCGGAGGTCGGGTGGCCGGGCATTGCGTGCCGGCGGAGTGCTCAGACCGGCAACTGGCGCAATTGATGGTCGGTGAAGCCGCCGAGCTGATCACCGACTATCCAAAGGTCATGGGCGCTGATGCTTTTTTGAATGTGATGGGGTTGTCCTGGCACAACCCGGACCCGTTTGGCTGCTCTCTGAAGAATATTGATCTCGACGTGCGCAGCGGCGAAATCGTGGGAGTCGCCGGGGTGGCCGGCAATGGTCAGGATGAGTTGCTGGCCTTGCTCAGTGGCGAAGAACGCTTGCCCCGCGATGACAGCGCAACGATCAGTTTCGGCGGGCAACCGGTGGCCCATTTGCGGCCAGATGCTCGACGTAAACTTGGCCTGGCATTCGTCCCCGCCGAGCGACTGGGCCATGGCGCGGTGCCTGAACTGAGCCTGGCGGATAACGCACTGCTCACCGCGTTTCAACAAGGGCTGGTCAGCAACGGGCTGATCCAGCGCGGCAAGGTCGAAGCGCTGGCCGAAGACATCATTCGCCGCTTCGGGGTCAAGACACCCGATGCCCAGGCGCCGGCTCGCAGTCTGTCCGGCGGCAACCTGCAAAAATTCATCCTCGGCCGGGAGATCCTTCAACAGCCTAAATTGCTGGTGGCCGCGCACCCGACCTGGGGCGTGGACGTCGGCGCCGCCGCGACCATTCACCGGGCGTTGATTGCCTTGCGCGATGCTGGCGCGGCGATTCTGGTGATCTCTGAAGACCTCGACGAATTGTTCCAGATCAGCGACCGCCTCGGCGCCCTGTGCAGCGGTCGACTGTCGCCATTGCAGGCCACCGTCGACACCCATCTGAGCGACGTCGGCGGCTGGATGGCCGGCCAGTTCGACGCGCCTCAATCACCTGCCCCCGTAGCGCTTTAA